A portion of the Ricinus communis isolate WT05 ecotype wild-type chromosome 10, ASM1957865v1, whole genome shotgun sequence genome contains these proteins:
- the LOC8280406 gene encoding short integuments 2, mitochondrial encodes MGRGLREIVKKGLGEMSFNSEGGVINWFPGHMAAATRAIRSRLKLADLVIEVRDSRIPLSSANNDLQPHLNSKRRVIALNKKDLANANVMHKWVHYFNSCKQDSIPVNSHSKSSVMKLLELVELKLKEVISREPTLLVMVVGVPNVGKSALINSIHQIASSRFPVQEKKKRATVGPLPGVTQDIAGYKIAHQPSIYVLDTPGVLVPSIPNIETGLKLALAGSVKDSAVGEERIAQYLLAVLNTRGTPLHWRHWNNRKMDGIKYNSQDKHECNLKDLRPKRKRPPNLSDVLYVEDMVTEVQCSLYKTLAEFNGNVEDENDLENLIEQQFAVLQKALKIPHKASEARLMVSKKFLTLFRTGKLGHFILDNVPETNSV; translated from the exons ATGGGAAGAGGGTTAAGGGAAATAGTAAAGAAAGGATTAGGAGAGATGAGTTTCAACTCAGAAGGAGGAGTCATTAACTGGTTTCCAGGTCACATGGCTGCTGCTACTCGAGCTATTCGCAGTCGACTCAAGCTCGCTGACCTCGTCATCGAAGTCCGGGATTCTCGT ATTCCGTTATCTTCTGCAAATAATGATTTACAGCCTCACCTCAATTCCAAACGCCGTGTAATCGCTCTCAACAAAAAGGACTTAGCTAATGCTAATGTGATGCAT AAATGGGTCCATTATTTCAACTCTTGCAAGCAAGATTCTATTCCAGTAAATTCACACAGCAAGAGTTCTGTTATGAAG CTTCTTGAACTTGTGGAGTTAAAACTGAAGGAGGTGATTTCTAGGGAACCTACGCTCCTTGTTATGGTGGTTGGAGTTCCCAATGTCGGCAAATCGGCTTTGATAAATTCTATCCATCAAATTGCTTCTTCTCGATTTCCAG TGcaggagaaaaagaaacgaGCTACAGTAGGCCCATTGCCTGGTGTTACTCAAGATATTGCAGGTTACAAG ATTGCTCATCAGCCTAGCATATATGTACTGGACACTCCAGGTGTGTTGGTTCCCAGTATCCCAAATATAGAAACAGGGTTAAAGCTAGCACTTGCAG GATCTGTGAAAGATTCTGCTGTAGGTGAAGAGCGAATTGCTCAATACTTGTTGGCTGTTTTAAATACTCGAGGCACTCCACTGCACTGGAGACACTGGAATAACAGAAAAATGGATGGAATCAAATATAATTCCCAGGACAAACATGAGTGTAATCTTAAAGATCTTCGGCCAAAGAGGAAGAGGCCACCAAATTTATCTGATGTGCTGTATGTTGAG GATATGGTTACTGAAGTGCAATGCTCATTGTATAAAACTCTAGCAGAATTCAATGGCAATGTGGAAGATGAGAACGATTTGGAGAATCTTATAGAACAGCAATTTGCAGTGCTGCAAAAGGCATTAAAGATACCTCACAAGGCATCCGAAGCTCGTTTGATGGTCTCAAAGAAGTTTCTTACTCTATTTAGGACAGGTAAACTTGGCCATTTCATTCTTGACAATGTTCCTGAAACCAACTCTGTATAA